Proteins found in one Oncorhynchus mykiss isolate Arlee chromosome 3, USDA_OmykA_1.1, whole genome shotgun sequence genomic segment:
- the LOC110503837 gene encoding tubulin beta chain: protein MSIKEVDEQMLNIQNKNSSYFVEWIPNNVKTAVCDIPPRGLKMSVTFIGNSTAIQELFKRISEQFTAMFHRKAFLHWYTGEGMDEMEFTEAESNMNDLVSEYQQYQDATAEEEGEFEEEAEDDDP, encoded by the coding sequence ATGTCCATAAAGGAGGTGGACGAGCAGATGCTTAATATCCAGAACAAGAACAGCAGCTACTTTGTGGAATGGATCCCCAACAATGTGAAGACCGCTGTCTGCGATATCCCACCCCGTGGTCTAAAAATGTCTGTCACCTTCATCGGCAACAGCACAGCCATCCAGGAGCTGTTCAAGCGTATCTCTGAGCAGTTCACTGCCATGTTCCACCGCAAGGCCTTCTTGCACTGGTATACTGGAGAGGGCATGGACGAGATGGAGTTCACTGAGGCAGAGAGCAACATGAACGACCTGGTGTCTGAGTACCAGCAGTACCAGGACGCCACCGCTGAGGAAGAGGGAGAGTTCGAGGAGGAGGCTGAAGACGATGACCCTTAA